AGAAAGTCTGGCCAGAGTAAAGTATCTTTGGTGCATATCAGAGTGCAGTTGTTGGTCGCCCAGAGTGCAAAAACCAGCAGTCAggagtgcctcaggggcaggaACAACCCCCTCCACAGGGGGATcactctgtggtccagctctACACCCAGAGGGAGCTGTTGGTTTTGGGGTACTCTGTGGTCCAGCTCTACACCCAGAGAGAGCTGTTGGTTTTGGGGTACTCTGTGTTCCAGCTCTACACACAAACAGAGCTGATGGTTGGGGGGGCACAATTCATTTAGAAACCAgccgagcccctggcagcctggttagTACAGTTGTGCAACATAGGGCTGGATGGCAACATACTCTCCAGAACAGATATGGAGAAATTGCCACCATTGCCATGCACTCCTCCTTGaagcagtgtcttcagaactgccatgacaacccaggaaaccataacCTATTAGaatagaatgggtgatggctgccattcatatgttctggcagaatgctggagacttgctgggggcagtgagtcaggggcagtcatatactgagctgcCCCAGGCCTTTCAGGAACTAGGTAttaagaatgctgctttcaacctgaggtccttgggccagatgagaaagtgtttacagcagggatgagggaccttatttgCTGTAGCACCCCATCAACCCTTTTGGGTCagtagtggctatcttgagcccctataTGGGGCTCAATATAGTCCATCAATGCAATTGCATAGATGGTAGCAGATCTGAGGGTGCTGGAAACAGCACAGAATCATAAGGCTGTGTGCGCTGCTGCCTATGCTGCTCCTGCCCCAACAAATAAGAGAAATGAGCCTGTGGGGctacccgaacacagatgtgggtacaTTTGAGTGCAGCtagggcagatagagagaaattagatgtcAAGTCTAATAAAGTCCTGTTAGAGATTTGGGGCAGTGGCttagattgtgaggcaagcaacctTAAAGGGGAAgaatgtagggaaaacagctgttttaGGTTTCCTTGCTGGTTTACCGGCAGCAAGAATTTTGCAAGGTTATTGCATGtacacgtggcagaaagccacgtgtgtgacTCTCTGAAAAGCTGTGGATTCTTTCCCTtggtggtgattctcccagatctcTCTCTTGCCACTGTAAGGTgcagttccctgattccctcagctgccGCCCCGAAGTGTGGTTTTCCTGATACCTTGTCCTGCACTGCaaaaagcagttttcctttgtGTATTTGCTCACCTGTatctgcaagcctccaataaatgaaCAATAGATTGAAGCTTTCTGACTCCACAATTCCTTTACTGTCTTCCTGAATTCAATGTAAATCTgtctggcctcaaccaccagcattacctcTAGCGACTGCTGGTGCCACTGGTTGGCTTCTATGGCAGACTGCAGTCCTTGGACCtgtactccctttttttttttatcaattattCCACTTCCACACaccattggtgttcagcctgcattttACACTAGAGCTCTCAAAAGCGGCCagtctccttctccagcaactgtGGCAGTTCAAACCATTATTggtgctcagtctgcagctcatctgAATCCTTTGACCTTGtgcagcctctcacacagagcttttGGTTTCTGTTGGCAGGGCTGTAAGAAACAaccagcccacagcccccaaaaggagagCCACAGAAAACAGCAACTACTATAACCCACCCTTCAGTGGTTTCAATGGATCTATAACAATCTGATCGGAATCCTGCCTATTATACCAGATACAAGGGCAATAGCAAGGCCAGGAGGTCTACATTATTATTGGGCAGACagcagaggaactgtggagccagaaacattgtgccattcctgtttaataagaGTCTTGCAACGGTGGACGAGCAAACAGACAGGAGAAATCCACTTCTCATGACAacaggtgaacaaacagcaaaaatgacccctcacaATGTCGGGCAGGCAATCTGAAATCCACACTGAGTCAAActacccatagccttacataggccatgcaCACGTGGCCCTGACATGTGCTCACGCACGAATCATGCAAAGTGTGAGTGAACAAGCCTAGCAgggctgttttcccaacaagaaGGAAGAAACCTGCTTCCTCAATGAATTTATTCAAAACtggttatgttttaaaataaatgttaataacttcatttccttctccctcctcctaagTAAAATACCCATTATGAAAGAAGCAAACAAATATAAATGTTGTGACCCAACTGATACTGTCACTgaaaacttgaacttttaaaaaacacaccTCGAATGGGCAGGTGGTTTTTGTTGTTCAGGGAGTAGTACACGGGACTGAGGAAGGGTCAGTGGAGAGTTATTGCTGCCCAAATCTCTTGGCTTAAGTAGGAGAAACTGGTACAGTTGCCCTCAGGCCAGTCTTTGCTGTAAAACGAGAAAAGGACCGTGTGAGAGGGATGACAGGactctggaaaagaaaaacagaatcatGCAACAGATGATGATGGTGGGAGGGACGCTACACTTCCTCTGCTCAGATATCACATTTGAAAAGCAATAtgaaaaaagtgtttttctaCGTGAAAGTCAGCGGTACAGACGACTCTTCTGTGTCCCCTGAGTAACGGTTAGCCTAGAATTCCACTGACACTTGCAAGTCGGTTTCAGTCCAACTTCTGCCCTCCGCGGAGCGTTACTTCCTACCGACTTCATTAGTCAGAAAAACCAACTCATAAAACTTGAGGAACTGTTCAAACGTTTGCTTTCCTGATAAATGAAAACAGACAAGGGCAAAACAGGAATTTCTCTGACAGCCCAATGCGCGAAAATCCCTACTATCCCCGTGAGCTCAGTCCGGCTCCCTCTGCCACTCCCGGAGGCGCCAGGAGCAACGGGGGCGGTTACTGTGTGCGTCACACGCTAGCGCCGGAAGTTGGCTGTGACAAAACGTCGAGCCAGAATCCGTTTGGAAGTACCAGCGAGGAGTTTCTCTGTGTTACGTGGGTAGGAGGCTGACTGGTTGGGATTTGGGTGTTGGTATTTGGGCCAGAACTGGAGAGACACTCGGAGCTTAAAGGTCCAGTGTGCACTTAGACTTGGGAGAGACTGTGGATAGAGCGGATGATGTTAGCCatttgcctggcttctttcagctTAGCTGTTTAGCTGTTGGGAGTGATTTCAGTATTCCCTCGTCTTCGGGTGCGTGTTCTCCAtgagagaaataatttttgactGTCCCCTACGGAAGATTGGAAAATAGAACTTGTGCTTGTGCTAAATGAGAACTCGAGTTCTAAATTCCCCTGCCTCCTGGTAATCCTGCGCGTTAACTGCTCTAAGCCTGggcttcttcatctgtaagatgaGAGTAATACTTCCTAGGAGTGatgtaaagaatataataaataacatataGACGAAATAACATGTGTGAGATATATGTGTCCAGTTTGGGAGTTAGTGGTAGATAcggtgttttctgtttgtttcgtCCTTTAGATCTATGCATAGTTTTTGAAAAACGTACGGACTAAGAGCTTTTTagcttttttgagaaaatttagGCCTGGTTGGATTTGTGAAGAGCTTTTTTGaggtattcattattttaatatttcattttagggACTAACAATGGACACCCAGGAGGACGTCCGACCCCCAAAGGAGCAGCCAATGATATATATCTGTGGAGGTAAGAGTAGCACTTACATAAAGTAAGGGTATTTTACTCAAGTTtctacaaattattttttgtttggctTAAATGAATCACTCATTAAAGTTAAACAGCAGAACATTTTAGTAACAATAAAAATTCTCtcaacatttcattttctctactaGAAAAAGTGTATGTCAAACTCTCTTATGTTTTTCCCCCTAGCATTTTAGTAATAACACACATACCCTTGAGATTGAGTATATTTTAGTGCTTTGGGTGAAAAATGTGGTTAAGATAGTTTGCTAGTCCGTAATGTTTTCCTTTTAGATACTGAAttaatgtgttttcttttgtagactgtcacagagaaaatgaaataaaatccagGGGTCCAATCAGATGCAGAGAATGTGGACACAGAATAATGTACAAGAAAAGGACTAAAAGATGTATCCTTTAAACTCTGCTTTCTAATATGAGGTAGGAGGAAGTTAATGCTTGGGTTGATAGTAAAAGACTAATTTCTGGTAAAAAATGATAGTAACTTTTGGATTAttcatactaaaaataaaaaaatcaactttttttATGGACTGGTATGCCAGTGTGTAGTCACATACTATATAATCTGTAAACTTGATTTTTGTTCTCACTCTATTTTTCAGGGAATCTACATGTAACTCATTTATAACACTAAATTATAGAAAGGCAAATACATATGGGCTACCTAATGGACAAATGGAAGGTTACAAATTAGTCACAAGACCGagagaaatttttatattgacaatattttttaaatgaataagttGTCACCTTTAACCTTGCTTCActgtaataaaaattgaaattggccctggccagttgccggTAGAGAGCTGGGCCATTGTGTAGATGTCTTGGGTTCTatttcaggccagggcacacaggagaagcacccatctgcttctccacccttcccactttcctttctctctgtttctctcttcccttcctacagccaaggttccatttgagcaaagttggcctgggtgctgtgggtggctccatggtcttggtctctggtgctagaatggctctggttataatggagcaatgccccagatggacagagcattgccccctggtaggcttgccaggtagatcctggttgggtgcatgcctggtctctctgcctcctcgcttctcatttcagaaaaatacaaaaaatgaaagaaaaagaaaaaaactgaaatgggttattaaccctttgagtagtgtgaATGCTCATGTATGTCTTCGTGCCTCCTGagcatccagagtacgatcatacaTGTTGTGTCTTTAGACTTTGAGCTGGGGAAGTAAAGGTGTGCATGTGCACCTTCCTTTCAGAAGTGTTGTAGCATGTGTTGCCATCTATCCTGGAGGATGGATAGCCCAATTTTCACTACACCTAGTGCTCGatttacgaccacgattggttccaacagactggttgtaacacgatttggtcataagttgagtaggttatatgtacagtactgtgaaatgatgttataaaaatctttaagtcacattttatcataattttctttcattattatatatcataattttctttgttcattttatgccatttgtatcatctctacaccattttgtttcttatttttacatttgtcagttTTAAGTAAAAccctgcattaccagtacaactggtttaatatttgcaaagacaatttccttttggtagacatcttgggagggtttgatgaaaaatatccaagacacaaaacacagattgctgtaccgagtctgggataatagttgaaatggtgcatgtggagatggtattactgccggaagctggtccgcactgttgtacgcccagctgggcaatgcttgcgctgtcAGACACcaagcagtcgtggctagcgattgtggttgtaaagttgaatggttgtaagttgcataggtcttaagttgatcaatatttgtataaagTGTCCGAAGAGCGCTACCACCTGTTTCATTATACTAGCAACTATGTTCAGCCTTGAGTATGTGCATAGTATCTGTAGCTGCTGTAGTTCTCTTGACAGAACTTACTGCCTTCATAGctggtttttgtcattttataagtTGTTATTGTTCTAATACCGCAATATTCAGGATCTTATATGGtacaattgtttttataattttttgctttttcctctACATTTACATCATTCATTCATGTAAAATGTTTAGCTCTTCCCCAGGAAAGACGTTGAGACATCATCAGACAGGAAGGCTAGCTCCGGaagatattcataatattttgacAATGCAGAGACTGATGATGAATATTCATCTTGCATTGATAGTGATTTCAATGATGAAATAATCAATTCTTTGTCTGGTGAAAGTTTTTCTGATTCTGGGCCAGCAACACAAGCAAAAAGACCTCATTTGACACCAGATAAACCTGTGTTGAGGAATTGGATGTCTGCAGGAAAGTTTCTTCCAACAATTTCTCCTGTCTTCGATGATTCAAATTCAGGTATTTTTGGTAGTTTTTCTCAGAAACTGGATGACGCTGAAGACAACAATAGAGTGGAAATTTCAATTTTCAAAGAGATTGTTGATAGAGGATTTCTGAGCAAAATAGCAATTGAAGTGAATAATTAATCACAAATTTATTCTTGAAAATacagatggaaaagaaaaatcaaagttacaCAAGTGGAAAGGAATTACTGTAAAAGATTTGTATGTTTTTCTAGCTCTTGTTATGTTGATGGGGCACATAAAAAAGAACAGACTGAAGGACTACTggtcaaaaaattttttgattgaAATGCCAATCTTTGGAAAGTGTTTTGATTGAAATGCCACTCTTTGGAAAAATTATGTTGTTGGATAGTTTTCAGCTGGCACTACATTTGCTGCACTTTTGTGATAACAATATTCAACCCCAGGGTGATCGACTATATAAAATGAGCGCTGTTGTAGACCACTTCAGAAGAAAATAACGGTCCATTCTTTATCCATTTAGAAATTTGTGCATTGATGAAAGCATAGTGGTTTGGAAAGGGCACCTTCAATGGAAACAGTTTATTCCATCTAAACGGCATAGATTTGGGATAAAGATGTTCCTTCTTCGTGACTGTGAAACAGAATTTGTCCTTGACCACATATTATACAGGGAAGGAAACTGAGATTGAGTATGATGAAAATGTTGGAATCTCAGGTTCTGTGGTGAAGACATTCCTTACTGCTTACACAGGAAAAAAACTTAATATCTACCTTGACAATTGGTATACAAGTCctaatttgtttgaatatttatatgaaaACGGAACTGGTGCTTGTGGTACTGTTAGAAAAAACCAAGAGGGAATGCCCAAgtttcctaaaaatattaaagaaagtgaatgtgtcTCAAGACATAATACACTCATATTAGCTCAAAGATGGCGTGACAAAAGAGAGGTCAACCTGCTAACTACAATTCATGAGGACTTGATGATTGAAACTGGCAAAAGTGATTACACAACTGGGCAAAGCATTACCAAGCCACTAAGTGTGCTTAGGTATAATGAGAATATGGCTTTGATTGACAAAACTGATATGCAAATAAGTTTCACAGGAAATGTAAGAAAAACCATGAAAtagtatataaaacttttttttcatgaCATTGACATTGCTGTTTTGAACTCATACACTGTGTATCAGATGAAGACTGGAGGAAGACCACAGCTGTATGACTTCAGACTGAAGCTCATTGATCAGCTTTTGGAGGAGTTTGTGAAAGAGAGGAAGTCACCCAGAGGAGGCTGACCATCTCAGTAGGAGTCAGCCTTCGTCTTTCAGGGTGTCACTTGCCAAAGCCAGTCCCTGCAACAGCCTCAAAGGATAAGCCACAACCAAAATGCTTCGTATGTCAGCACACTACAAGAAGGGAGCATACACGGAGGGACACAGGGTGATGTGTGTTGAATGTAACCAACCACTTTGCCTGCATCATGTTTTCAGGAATACCAcagtttgaaaaaattttaaacataagaaataaataaaaatacctataaattgTCCTAAGGATATCATCATATGCGAGTACATATTTGAGATTCTGCTAATAATACTTTATTTACAGGTGGGAGGTACCTGAGAATTTCATGAGATaacaaaaatgtgtaaggcaacattaaaaaaaggcaaaaattgcctgacctgtggtggtgcagtggataaagcgttgacctggaaatgctgaggttgccagttcgaaacccggggcctgcctggtcaaggcacatatgggagttgatgcttccagctcctccccccttctctctctctgtttctctccctctctcttctcctaaaatgaataaataaaatttaaaaaagcaaatgtttgttcttcttgtttccataaattggttatcaaacaaacatgattttaagttaataaaactggaactggaactaatttcataaaaaaaaacaaaaaaaaacacaactcattcccaggggtcagtgagcatgaaaagaaacgcactactcaaagagttaaaaatatttcaagttgTCACTCTTAGTGATGGATTCCATACTTTTGagcattttatattaaataacaaactaGCATATTATAAAGAGAAAGTGACTTTGAAGTACTGCCTGTTATGTAATTCTTAAATGCTTATTTTGtccttaacacattttaataCAGTGGTGGTGTTTGATGCGCGATGAAACGTGGACGGCAGAGGAGTATCTTTGTTCGCGTTTGGATTTGCTGTTAATGTTGTGTAGCTTTTGATTAGTGTCCTTATCTTTATGAATATAACTCTATACACACGATTctatttaaaaaagcatttaggTATCTTTTAGTAGCTTACATAAATAAACTTGTTTGATTACGtgatttgtaatttaattttattgtatttatcatcTGACACAATGAGGGTTAAAAATGTTTCCCCAAACCACACATTTAATCAAAGCCTAGAATTGTTGGAGcccttgttaaaaataaagatttctagGACTCTCTAAAGGTCTGATTAAGTTCCTTGGAAACTATTGTTTTCTAATATCAACTGTGAAGTTTCTGGCATCATTTTGCATGGAGTATAACAGTGCTCTTACTATCAGTGTGCATACCatcatttgtatttaaatttttcatttgttaaCTTGAAGTAGGCCTTTCTGTATGTGTTATATAATGCTGGACTCTTAAATTTTGGGCGAGGGAAAAGGAACTAATGGTTGCTTTCGGTAAGGGAAAATCACCCCCATGAAAAGAGGAAGACTATTAAGGCAGGTGCAGTTCCAGATGTAATCATTCATTAAAGTAAAAAGATCTGCTCtcaagatataaaaagaataggGTTTGGTTTATACtaaattacagtttaaaatatttatcttgatTTTAGGGATATCGATAATCAGATACCTTATCAGCTCCAGGATTTCATCATTATGTAATGTCATGTTGGCCTCCCCTGACATTAATTTTGAAGGTCTGAAATATTCCAACTTTATTAGTAGCTATGTGTGTCTCTGACATTCAAAAaattatgctatttttaaagaacaCCGGTATTTACTACCATTCTCAAATACTAAGttctatatatttgttatatgttCTATAAAGTACTACCATGCTcagatttttaatgaatttttataatttttattttattttattcattttagagaggagagagagggggagagagagacagagagagacaggggggaggagctggaagcatcaactcccatatgtgccttgaccaggcaagcccagggtttcgagccggcgacctcagcatttccaggtcgatgctttatccactgtgccaccacaggtcaggcccatgctcAGATTTTTAAAGAGTGCTTACTtggtttgggttttcttttcGTCAGCTCTTgttattttgtaattatatatttcttcttatgtTGCTTTTAGACAAAATAGAGCCAACAAATAATCTCTTTATGACAGCCCCTAAACAAACCCTGTCATTGGATAATTGTGCTATTAACTACTAATTCCATTACAGGTTCTTTGTGTATCAGTAATTTAATTGAATATTGTTATTTGGTTAACGAAACAGCTGTTTAAAATTGTATTACCACTGGAACTCATAGCCATGGAGaagtctttgtgtctccatttgtaaaaaaaagtaattttaggcctgacctgtggtggcgcagtggataaagcattgacctggaaatgctgaggtcgctggttcgaaaccctgggcttgcctggtcaaggcacatatgggagttgatgcttccagctcctccgcctttctctctctctgtctctctctcctctgtc
The Saccopteryx bilineata isolate mSacBil1 chromosome 3, mSacBil1_pri_phased_curated, whole genome shotgun sequence DNA segment above includes these coding regions:
- the LOC136329573 gene encoding DNA-directed RNA polymerases I, II, and III subunit RPABC4, with the translated sequence MDTQEDVRPPKEQPMIYICGDCHRENEIKSRGPIRCRECGHRIMYKKRTKRLVVFDAR